One Nonomuraea angiospora DNA segment encodes these proteins:
- a CDS encoding NADP-dependent oxidoreductase — MKAVRFHEYGDADVLRYEDVALPVPGAGEVRIRVAATSFNPVDAGIRGGGLQGPFPVTLPHTPGIDVAGTVDALGDGVDAVAVGDEVVGFLPMIGDGAAAEYVIAPAEVLTAAPSSVPLADAAALPLVGLTAWQALFELGELTAGQRVLITGAGGAVGAYAVQLAKNAGAYVIATASPRSAERVRAAGADEVLDHTATDVVDAVTQPVDLLLNLAPIEPSQLAEQAALVRSGGAVVNTTVWMQAPSDEERQVRGVNVFVRSDAKQLAGLVAAIDRGELHIDISRRIQLEDLPAFHAEVAAGAVSGKVVVLAPTAWRT, encoded by the coding sequence ATGAAGGCAGTGCGATTCCACGAGTACGGCGATGCCGATGTCCTGCGCTACGAGGACGTGGCGCTGCCCGTCCCCGGCGCTGGTGAGGTTCGCATCCGGGTCGCGGCGACGTCGTTCAACCCGGTCGACGCCGGTATCCGCGGCGGTGGTCTCCAGGGCCCGTTCCCGGTGACGCTCCCCCACACGCCTGGCATCGACGTCGCCGGAACGGTCGACGCGCTCGGTGACGGCGTCGATGCGGTGGCGGTCGGTGACGAGGTCGTCGGATTCCTCCCGATGATCGGCGACGGCGCGGCTGCCGAGTACGTCATCGCGCCCGCCGAGGTCCTGACGGCCGCGCCTTCGAGCGTGCCGCTCGCTGACGCGGCGGCCCTGCCACTGGTGGGCCTGACCGCATGGCAGGCACTGTTCGAACTCGGCGAGCTCACCGCCGGGCAGCGCGTGCTCATCACCGGCGCCGGAGGCGCTGTCGGCGCCTACGCGGTGCAGCTGGCGAAGAACGCCGGCGCGTACGTCATCGCCACGGCGAGCCCGCGCAGCGCGGAGCGGGTCCGGGCCGCCGGTGCCGACGAGGTCCTCGACCACACCGCGACCGACGTGGTGGATGCGGTGACCCAGCCGGTCGACCTCCTGCTCAACCTCGCACCGATCGAGCCCTCGCAGCTCGCCGAGCAGGCCGCTCTCGTGCGGTCCGGCGGGGCCGTGGTCAACACCACGGTGTGGATGCAGGCGCCGAGCGACGAAGAGCGCCAGGTTCGCGGGGTCAACGTCTTCGTCCGGAGTGACGCCAAGCAGCTCGCCGGCCTCGTGGCGGCGATCGACCGAGGCGAACTTCACATCGACATCAGCCGCCGGATCCAGCTCGAGGACCTCCCGGCGTTCCACGCGGAAGTCGCCGCCGGCGCCGTGTCCGGCAAGGTCGTCGTCCTTGCGCCGACCGCCTGGCGGACTTGA
- a CDS encoding NAD-dependent epimerase/dehydratase family protein, producing the protein MRLLVIGGTSFVGRTIVGDALGRGHEITTFNRGLTGKDIDGVEALRGDRSTDEGVQLLAGRSFDAVIDPGGQVPAHVLRTAQAMADSAPFYAFVSTTAVYQAWNTASLDESAATWPGVPDQDGDPADLEKLRVHKRGCELAVEQTYGLDAGLVARAGSIVGPHDNLGQLPWWLTRIAEGGRMIAPGDPGRGLQLIDVRDLSAFVLDQVEAQAGGIHNVVPDGPNTTMGRLLGDCVQATGSDADPVWVDEGFLLSQGVLPWAELPLWIPDVPDTAGFWAVSGASAKAAGLRTRPFGDSVRDTWQWLRSGGEVRTAPGVPPLGLAGEKEQQVLAAWDARLSEGS; encoded by the coding sequence ATGAGATTATTGGTCATTGGCGGAACGTCGTTCGTCGGACGCACCATCGTGGGCGACGCCCTCGGCCGGGGACACGAGATCACGACCTTCAACCGCGGGCTGACCGGCAAGGACATCGACGGCGTCGAGGCGCTTCGCGGCGACCGGTCCACGGACGAGGGTGTCCAGCTACTCGCCGGGCGGAGCTTCGATGCGGTCATCGACCCGGGCGGCCAGGTGCCGGCGCACGTCCTGCGCACCGCACAGGCGATGGCCGACTCCGCCCCCTTCTACGCGTTCGTCTCGACCACCGCCGTCTACCAGGCCTGGAACACTGCTTCGCTGGACGAGTCGGCCGCGACCTGGCCTGGCGTCCCGGACCAGGACGGCGACCCTGCCGACCTCGAGAAATTGCGCGTTCACAAACGCGGCTGCGAACTGGCGGTCGAGCAGACCTACGGGCTTGACGCCGGCCTGGTCGCGCGCGCCGGGTCGATCGTGGGACCGCACGACAACCTGGGCCAGCTGCCGTGGTGGCTCACCAGGATCGCCGAGGGCGGCCGTATGATCGCGCCCGGCGACCCAGGGCGCGGCCTGCAACTCATCGACGTGCGTGATCTCTCGGCCTTCGTCCTGGACCAGGTGGAGGCGCAGGCAGGCGGCATCCACAATGTCGTCCCGGACGGGCCGAACACCACGATGGGCCGGCTGCTCGGCGACTGTGTGCAGGCAACTGGTTCGGACGCCGATCCTGTGTGGGTGGATGAGGGTTTCCTGCTCTCGCAAGGGGTGCTGCCATGGGCCGAGCTCCCCCTGTGGATCCCGGACGTACCGGACACCGCCGGTTTCTGGGCCGTGTCCGGCGCTTCAGCGAAAGCAGCAGGACTGCGCACCCGCCCGTTCGGCGACTCCGTCCGAGACACCTGGCAGTGGCTGAGGTCAGGCGGCGAGGTCCGCACCGCGCCCGGCGTCCCGCCACTCGGCCTCGCCGGCGAGAAGGAGCAGCAGGTGCTGGCCGCGTGGGATGCCCGACTGTCCGAAGGCAGCTGA
- a CDS encoding TetR/AcrR family transcriptional regulator, producing the protein MTSTRKRKLRKDAAENAERLIAAAARAGLAEGKFVPLEQIAADAGVGIGTLYRRYPNREALLEAMAVRAYRLILAEAEDALASGDTGHDSISRFLHQTFAHRDELVLPLHGAPMTEGTESAELRARMQQVMGAILERGHQDGSVRTDVNAGTVVRFGAMLAQPMSNVPGWAEAAAEQRAVFLRGIAPDRG; encoded by the coding sequence ATGACCTCCACCCGAAAGCGCAAGCTCCGGAAGGACGCGGCGGAGAACGCTGAGCGGCTGATTGCTGCGGCCGCGCGTGCGGGGCTGGCCGAGGGTAAGTTCGTTCCGCTGGAGCAGATCGCTGCCGACGCGGGGGTCGGGATCGGGACGCTCTACCGTCGCTACCCGAACCGGGAGGCGCTGCTTGAGGCGATGGCGGTCCGCGCCTATCGTCTGATCCTGGCGGAGGCCGAGGACGCGCTGGCGTCCGGCGATACCGGTCATGACTCGATCAGCCGGTTCCTCCATCAAACCTTCGCTCATCGAGACGAACTGGTGCTTCCGCTCCACGGAGCGCCCATGACCGAGGGCACCGAGTCCGCGGAGCTGCGCGCGCGCATGCAGCAAGTCATGGGTGCCATCCTCGAGCGCGGCCATCAGGACGGTTCGGTCCGTACGGATGTGAATGCGGGGACCGTGGTGCGTTTCGGGGCGATGCTCGCGCAGCCGATGTCGAACGTGCCCGGCTGGGCCGAGGCGGCCGCCGAACAGCGCGCGGTGTTCCTGCGCGGCATCGCACCCGATCGCGGTTAG
- a CDS encoding MarR family winged helix-turn-helix transcriptional regulator, whose product MTEEASPPPLDPAELGAYFALIEVSSLLRHTVEQQLRDAGDLSYVQFQLLATLGDTADGTQRMTELADGVVYSRSGLTYQVGLLEKAGLVARSPSAEDDRGVTVTITEAGRDVLARVFPGHIDVLRQLFLEPLAREDIDSLARVLTVVRDHMRSIPPRSAKPRRKSAVRQSPTGGGA is encoded by the coding sequence ATGACCGAAGAAGCGTCCCCTCCGCCGCTCGATCCCGCCGAACTCGGTGCGTACTTCGCGCTGATCGAGGTGAGCAGCCTGCTGCGCCACACGGTGGAGCAGCAGTTGCGCGACGCCGGCGACCTCAGCTACGTCCAGTTCCAGCTCTTGGCCACACTCGGGGACACGGCGGACGGCACCCAGCGCATGACCGAGCTGGCAGACGGGGTTGTGTACAGCCGCAGCGGCCTGACCTACCAGGTGGGGCTGCTGGAGAAGGCCGGACTCGTCGCCCGCAGTCCGTCCGCGGAGGACGACCGGGGCGTGACGGTGACCATCACCGAGGCGGGACGGGACGTGCTCGCCAGGGTGTTCCCCGGTCACATCGACGTCCTGCGGCAGCTCTTCCTCGAACCGCTCGCGCGCGAGGACATCGACAGCCTCGCTCGTGTCCTCACCGTCGTCCGCGATCACATGCGCTCCATCCCGCCTCGGTCGGCGAAGCCGCGCCGGAAGAGCGCCGTACGCCAGAGCCCCACTGGCGGCGGAGCCTGA
- a CDS encoding RNA polymerase sigma factor produces the protein MTHHDRKQRFEVIYVANYDDILAYVRRRTDSHEDAADALAETFATAWRRLDDIPEGRDARLWLFGVARRVLANGRRAESRRSELVERLGHQLAVWAEHTEADESLAGLQEAFARLSPDDREILALAGWEGLSADEIATVLGCSRANARLRLHRARKRLAKHLNAAGVDMARIGLRAIAMTKGAM, from the coding sequence GTGACCCACCATGACCGCAAGCAGCGCTTCGAGGTGATTTACGTTGCCAACTATGACGACATCCTTGCCTATGTCCGGCGGCGTACCGACTCCCACGAGGATGCCGCCGATGCCCTCGCTGAGACGTTCGCCACGGCCTGGCGCCGGCTGGACGACATCCCCGAGGGGCGGGACGCACGCCTGTGGCTGTTCGGCGTGGCCCGCCGGGTGCTGGCCAACGGCCGCCGCGCCGAGTCGCGCCGCAGCGAGCTGGTGGAGCGGCTCGGTCACCAGCTCGCCGTGTGGGCGGAGCACACCGAGGCCGACGAGAGCCTGGCGGGCCTCCAGGAGGCGTTCGCGCGGCTGAGCCCCGACGACCGGGAGATCCTCGCGCTGGCCGGCTGGGAGGGGCTGAGCGCCGACGAGATCGCCACCGTCCTGGGCTGCTCGCGGGCCAACGCCCGGCTGCGGCTGCATCGGGCCCGCAAACGGCTGGCCAAACACCTGAACGCGGCCGGCGTCGACATGGCCCGCATCGGCCTGCGTGCCATCGCGATGACGAAGGGGGCTATGTGA
- a CDS encoding FAD-binding oxidoreductase yields the protein MLVDVDSDGYAAATRPHNSSIKQRPARVAVVSRPEDIAPTLDEVAALAQSSGTPLEIVPQATGHGAGAPVGKGSVLLDTSRLTDVSIDPESRVAVVGAGATWSAVNAAAERHGLLGLAGSAPSVSVSGYTFGGGIGLEFDLVPAADLHAGALLWHADALPKLIAAWSSTIGTVGSGVSSSIAVLHVPPLPPFPEELHGRVAVHLAIADPDGPVAATPLLDAMRAAAEPVSDSWGPTDAAGLARIHLDPPTATPAIGDARWLDASTPDIAEALLSTAAAADAPIVMMEIRHVAGAPVRRTGAVVAPPGDFIYHAVAPLSLFPRERIEAGFARARSVWSIADAGSTPGSWVEGAAGVPDALPADVRKRSRRSPTP from the coding sequence ATGCTCGTTGACGTGGACTCAGACGGCTACGCCGCCGCAACCCGCCCCCACAACTCGTCCATCAAGCAGCGACCCGCGCGGGTCGCGGTCGTCTCCCGTCCGGAGGACATCGCGCCGACGCTCGATGAGGTGGCTGCGCTTGCGCAGTCGTCGGGCACGCCGCTCGAGATCGTGCCGCAGGCGACCGGCCACGGGGCCGGCGCGCCGGTGGGCAAAGGGTCGGTCCTCCTCGACACGTCGAGGCTCACCGACGTGTCGATCGACCCTGAGTCGCGCGTCGCCGTGGTCGGGGCCGGCGCAACCTGGTCTGCGGTGAACGCCGCCGCCGAACGGCACGGCTTGCTCGGATTAGCCGGCTCAGCCCCGAGCGTGTCCGTGTCCGGTTACACCTTCGGCGGCGGCATCGGTCTGGAGTTCGACCTCGTCCCAGCGGCGGACCTCCATGCCGGAGCACTGCTGTGGCATGCCGACGCGCTACCGAAACTCATCGCAGCATGGTCGAGCACCATCGGGACAGTCGGCAGCGGCGTTTCCTCCAGCATCGCGGTGCTCCACGTGCCGCCTCTGCCCCCGTTCCCGGAGGAACTGCACGGGAGGGTCGCAGTTCACCTCGCGATCGCCGATCCTGACGGGCCCGTCGCGGCGACTCCGCTGCTCGACGCGATGCGGGCGGCAGCGGAGCCTGTCTCCGACAGCTGGGGCCCGACCGACGCGGCGGGACTTGCGCGGATCCACCTCGATCCACCTACGGCAACCCCGGCCATCGGTGACGCGCGGTGGCTCGACGCATCGACCCCTGACATCGCCGAAGCGCTCCTCTCGACGGCCGCGGCAGCCGACGCCCCGATCGTGATGATGGAGATCCGCCACGTGGCGGGCGCACCGGTCAGGCGCACCGGGGCCGTTGTGGCCCCGCCGGGCGACTTCATCTACCACGCGGTTGCGCCGCTCAGCCTGTTCCCCCGTGAACGGATCGAAGCAGGGTTCGCTCGGGCACGATCTGTCTGGTCGATCGCCGACGCCGGCTCGACGCCGGGCTCGTGGGTCGAGGGCGCGGCCGGCGTGCCGGATGCGCTGCCGGCGGATGTCCGGAAGCGGTCCCGGCGATCGCCGACGCCGTAG
- a CDS encoding NmrA/HSCARG family protein, which yields MTHLQQPIAVIGATGQQGGSVVDALLAQKQAVRALVRDTESAGARALRARGVEVVVADQENGESLRRALTAVAALFFMTTFEGADGTEGETRRGVTVADAAARAGVPHVVYSSVGGAERATGIPHFESKHRVEQRLVEVVPAKFVRPTFFMENLAPQLADGGSGELVLRLPVSGDVPLQMIAVRDIGAAAARLLIDPDAIDGNAVELAGDELTMAQVADRVASELGRPTRYEGLPIDVLGDDEDMRAMFQWFTTVPAYQADFDVTRHLVPDVRDLAAWVSDQGPGARRD from the coding sequence ATGACTCATCTTCAGCAGCCCATCGCCGTGATCGGGGCGACCGGACAGCAGGGCGGCAGCGTGGTGGATGCCCTGCTCGCACAGAAGCAAGCAGTTCGCGCCCTGGTTCGCGACACCGAATCCGCAGGCGCGCGTGCTCTCCGGGCCCGCGGCGTGGAGGTCGTCGTCGCCGACCAGGAGAACGGCGAATCGCTCCGGCGAGCACTCACCGCGGTCGCAGCACTGTTCTTCATGACGACGTTCGAGGGAGCAGACGGCACTGAGGGCGAGACGCGCCGCGGTGTGACCGTCGCGGATGCCGCAGCACGCGCGGGCGTGCCGCACGTCGTGTACTCGTCGGTCGGCGGGGCAGAGCGAGCGACAGGGATCCCGCACTTCGAGAGCAAGCACCGGGTCGAGCAGCGGCTTGTCGAGGTCGTGCCGGCGAAGTTCGTCCGTCCGACGTTCTTCATGGAAAACCTGGCGCCGCAGCTCGCCGACGGCGGGAGTGGGGAGTTGGTGCTTCGCCTGCCGGTTTCAGGTGACGTTCCGCTCCAGATGATCGCCGTTCGCGACATCGGCGCCGCCGCCGCGCGTCTCTTGATCGACCCTGATGCGATCGATGGCAATGCGGTCGAACTCGCCGGCGACGAGCTCACCATGGCTCAGGTGGCCGACCGGGTCGCGTCCGAGCTCGGCCGACCGACACGGTACGAAGGACTGCCGATCGATGTGCTCGGTGATGACGAGGACATGCGAGCGATGTTCCAGTGGTTCACCACCGTCCCCGCCTACCAGGCCGACTTCGACGTCACGCGCCACCTCGTCCCCGACGTGCGCGACCTCGCGGCATGGGTCTCCGACCAGGGTCCCGGCGCGCGCCGGGACTGA